The Methylomarinum vadi genome has a window encoding:
- a CDS encoding MerR family transcriptional regulator: MLEPSNNNELPAIPAKRYFTIGEVSELCGVKPHVLRYWEQEFSELKPVKRRGNRRYYQRHDVLMIRQIRSLLYEQGYTIGGARAHLASDGAKEDSMRTKQLVHQMIGELEDILELLK; the protein is encoded by the coding sequence ATGCTGGAACCCAGTAATAACAATGAATTGCCGGCGATACCGGCAAAACGCTATTTCACCATCGGTGAGGTCAGTGAACTGTGCGGCGTCAAGCCGCATGTGCTGCGTTATTGGGAGCAGGAATTTTCCGAGCTAAAGCCGGTCAAGCGGCGAGGCAATCGCCGTTATTATCAGCGTCATGATGTGTTGATGATCCGCCAGATCCGTTCGCTACTCTACGAACAAGGTTATACTATCGGCGGTGCCCGCGCACATCTGGCCAGCGATGGCGCCAAAGAAGATTCCATGCGCACCAAACAATTAGTTCACCAAATGATCGGCGAACTGGAAGATATCTTGGAACTTTTAAAGTAA
- a CDS encoding prepilin-type N-terminal cleavage/methylation domain-containing protein, producing the protein MFQSGFTLVELLVVLLIITAMTKIALEYTKDFAFQGRYEVTKDRYEKIKRAIIGRPDVLINGQPDISGFVADMGRLPRNLQELLVQNYCSDDYRISDNTPDATGITGATGATPEEWCTSETDTPGGVWLSASCNDPTKTTLATCGASDWSDWNGPYITSKKPDYKPNAISDGWGNEATGLTDHNYGWAFCLSDNPDIETPSTCYSPTNTGVGTSRLALQSKGKNSSINSIDSEYDADYPTDPILLNNGDWMVPLQNITINMQAPVQHLYNCSTNGVAENACKNTANWNWFGKPECRDGSNALTSHVTPSTCIAAGNTWYWFTGWPAGLSFCAGGTSIGNEIDSTTCSSVSGHWITDGLCSGGTGNETTLSECLSVSGIWRRGWCRGGSASGNEADSASCASVSGTWYTEWPLNGSKCSNPYYLNQTDCESAGHSWIVPFCTNPAQSTKALCTGANESWVISFCSVSGISTTDDSTFTEANCDTSGGVWGGCIGDTNSKNFCDSNGGRWIASTQDIDLVLVHEDGTDTVTVTATIEENGYNQNVVFYPATSFPQGLADINIYKSGTTNIYPPSCSGLDVDTIADAFPSDCESIGGTLLSNGLCDDVTIIDCRATNGHLLRQTSKALIVPNSNNLVINW; encoded by the coding sequence ATGTTTCAATCCGGTTTTACACTGGTCGAATTATTGGTGGTTTTATTAATCATTACCGCCATGACCAAAATAGCCCTTGAATATACTAAAGACTTTGCATTTCAGGGGCGTTACGAAGTCACTAAAGACCGCTACGAAAAAATCAAACGCGCCATCATCGGCCGCCCGGATGTACTGATTAACGGACAGCCGGACATATCGGGTTTTGTGGCCGATATGGGGAGGTTGCCTAGGAATTTACAGGAATTGTTGGTGCAGAATTATTGCAGCGACGACTACCGTATTTCTGACAATACACCCGACGCTACAGGTATTACCGGCGCAACGGGAGCAACCCCAGAAGAATGGTGTACTTCCGAAACAGATACACCCGGGGGAGTATGGCTCAGTGCAAGTTGCAATGACCCAACCAAAACAACACTGGCCACATGCGGAGCATCTGATTGGTCAGATTGGAATGGTCCTTATATAACAAGTAAAAAACCAGACTATAAACCCAATGCAATTTCCGATGGCTGGGGCAATGAAGCAACCGGTTTAACCGACCATAATTATGGTTGGGCATTTTGTTTAAGCGACAATCCGGATATAGAGACTCCCAGCACTTGCTATAGTCCCACTAACACTGGTGTTGGAACGAGTCGCTTGGCACTTCAAAGCAAAGGGAAAAACAGCTCTATCAATAGTATCGATTCAGAGTACGATGCTGACTATCCTACCGACCCGATATTGCTAAATAATGGTGATTGGATGGTTCCCTTGCAAAATATAACTATTAATATGCAAGCTCCAGTTCAGCACCTTTATAACTGCTCAACAAACGGAGTTGCAGAAAATGCCTGTAAAAATACGGCTAACTGGAATTGGTTTGGCAAGCCAGAATGTAGAGACGGAAGTAATGCTTTAACTTCTCATGTTACCCCATCCACTTGCATAGCCGCGGGAAACACATGGTACTGGTTTACTGGATGGCCAGCAGGTCTCTCCTTTTGTGCTGGTGGCACTTCAATAGGTAACGAAATTGACTCTACTACATGTTCGTCAGTTTCCGGACACTGGATTACAGACGGCCTATGTAGTGGAGGCACAGGAAATGAAACAACCTTATCTGAATGCTTGAGTGTTTCAGGCATATGGCGAAGAGGTTGGTGTCGAGGTGGCTCAGCTTCTGGAAATGAAGCAGACTCTGCCTCTTGTGCTTCTGTTTCTGGAACTTGGTATACGGAGTGGCCTTTGAATGGTTCCAAATGTTCCAATCCTTATTATTTAAATCAAACTGATTGCGAATCTGCCGGTCATTCTTGGATTGTTCCTTTTTGCACTAATCCAGCTCAATCGACCAAAGCATTATGTACTGGGGCTAATGAAAGCTGGGTAATTTCCTTTTGTTCTGTTTCAGGAATATCCACGACTGATGACTCAACTTTTACTGAAGCGAATTGCGATACTTCCGGAGGTGTATGGGGAGGTTGCATCGGCGATACAAATTCAAAAAATTTTTGCGACTCAAATGGAGGACGATGGATTGCATCTACACAAGATATCGACTTGGTATTAGTTCATGAAGATGGCACCGATACTGTGACTGTTACTGCTACCATTGAAGAAAATGGATATAACCAGAATGTTGTTTTTTATCCGGCCACAAGTTTCCCTCAAGGGTTAGCTGATATAAATATTTACAAATCGGGAACAACTAACATTTATCCTCCTTCATGTTCAGGATTGGACGTTGATACAATCGCAGATGCTTTTCCTTCCGACTGCGAAAGTATAGGTGGAACCTTGTTGAGTAACGGTTTATGTGATGATGTAACAATAATCGATTGTAGAGCTACAAATGGGCATTTATTGAGGCAGACGTCAAAAGCATTAATTGTACCTAACAGTAACAATTTGGTGATTAACTGGTAG
- the tnpA gene encoding IS200/IS605 family transposase, with amino-acid sequence MDYRYGSHTVYQIEYHFVWVTKYRYKVLKDEIAERVRDLVRQTCEAFEIRIIKGVVSKDHVHILVSAPPTMAPSEIMRRIKGRTSSYLFEEFPHLKKRYWGRHFWARGYFCATVGQMTDEMIKQYLEHHFEPNPNDNFKMEPD; translated from the coding sequence ATGGACTATAGATACGGCAGCCATACGGTTTACCAAATTGAGTATCATTTTGTTTGGGTTACGAAGTATCGTTATAAAGTGCTGAAGGATGAAATAGCCGAACGAGTGAGAGACTTGGTGCGGCAGACATGCGAAGCCTTTGAGATACGGATTATCAAAGGTGTCGTGAGCAAAGATCATGTGCACATTTTGGTGAGTGCGCCGCCGACTATGGCCCCAAGCGAAATCATGAGGCGAATCAAGGGACGAACTTCGAGCTATCTGTTCGAAGAGTTCCCGCACTTGAAAAAGCGATATTGGGGTCGACATTTTTGGGCCCGCGGTTATTTTTGCGCCACAGTGGGGCAAATGACTGATGAGATGATAAAGCAATATTTGGAGCATCACTTTGAACCTAATCCAAACGATAATTTCAAGATGGAGCCCGACTAA
- a CDS encoding IS1182 family transposase — translation MAAEVNIRPVRTLYSAKQYSLFDECEVEPLPELIAQSISSEPMARFEAPDPRGLSINGKPLGEHLEHAGLTIPLKLRPFLQSLSFAEFEARYRPGGRPPYAPRAMVGIILYGLLQGISSLRDLERLARADVGCWWLSGGIMPDHSVIGRFVHQHAESLTTEFFDQLARRTLKVTGSGTTTLAGDGTVIEAMSSRFQLMKEEALKQALAQAQEAAQAKPDDAAASKRLNLLEQAQAELKSRQQKQAAKGKDPAKTQVQSNEPEAVLQPQKNSKDFRGSYKPSVLANDNRVIVACDVHPSSETEVVPGLLDRAQAMGGVETALFDAGYFSNGVLDTAEQHNIELLCPEGQSEGDDWNKQSNKQIPKSRFIYQADDDTYRCPGQQRLTRRHTCKGGKSGRAYTVYACDACSDCPLKSQCTRSESGRTLKRYDSDTQKEALRLKMDQPEPRQRYRQRQAMVEPVFSQLRGRQGLNRFRRKGLAGVKVEFALHAMAYNLSRALVAALFRALYHWLSRFMSSFDRMVDIWLSYTTDLPTSPTVENTAGFQW, via the coding sequence ATGGCAGCCGAAGTGAACATTAGACCCGTCAGGACATTGTATAGCGCCAAGCAATATTCGCTATTCGATGAATGCGAGGTTGAACCGTTACCTGAGTTGATCGCTCAATCGATCTCGAGCGAACCGATGGCCCGTTTTGAAGCGCCCGACCCGCGCGGCTTATCGATCAACGGTAAACCGCTCGGCGAACATCTGGAGCACGCCGGCTTAACCATCCCGTTGAAATTGCGCCCCTTCCTGCAATCGCTATCCTTCGCCGAGTTCGAAGCCCGTTATCGGCCCGGCGGGCGTCCGCCGTATGCGCCACGTGCGATGGTGGGGATTATTCTCTACGGCCTGTTACAAGGCATCAGCAGCCTGCGCGACTTGGAGCGTTTAGCTCGAGCCGATGTGGGGTGTTGGTGGCTAAGTGGCGGTATCATGCCGGATCACTCAGTCATTGGCCGTTTCGTCCATCAGCATGCCGAATCATTGACGACCGAATTTTTCGATCAACTGGCGCGTCGTACTTTGAAAGTCACAGGCTCAGGCACGACGACGTTGGCGGGCGACGGTACCGTGATCGAAGCCATGTCCTCCCGGTTTCAATTGATGAAGGAAGAAGCGCTCAAGCAAGCCTTGGCGCAAGCGCAGGAAGCCGCGCAAGCCAAACCCGACGATGCAGCGGCAAGCAAGCGGTTGAACCTATTGGAACAAGCCCAAGCCGAGCTAAAGTCTCGCCAGCAAAAACAAGCCGCCAAAGGCAAAGATCCGGCCAAGACCCAAGTACAAAGCAACGAGCCGGAGGCGGTATTACAGCCGCAAAAGAACTCCAAAGACTTTCGCGGCAGTTATAAACCGTCGGTATTGGCGAACGACAATCGAGTGATCGTGGCTTGCGACGTTCATCCTTCCAGCGAAACCGAGGTGGTGCCGGGCTTACTGGATCGCGCCCAAGCCATGGGAGGCGTCGAAACAGCTCTGTTCGATGCTGGCTATTTCAGCAATGGCGTCTTGGATACTGCTGAGCAACACAACATCGAATTGCTTTGTCCGGAAGGCCAAAGTGAAGGAGACGATTGGAACAAACAATCCAACAAACAAATCCCCAAAAGCCGCTTTATTTATCAGGCCGACGACGACACCTATCGCTGTCCGGGGCAACAACGCTTGACTCGCCGTCACACCTGCAAAGGCGGTAAAAGTGGCCGCGCTTATACCGTCTACGCCTGCGATGCCTGTTCAGACTGCCCGCTGAAATCCCAATGCACGCGTAGCGAGAGTGGTCGCACCCTCAAACGCTATGACAGCGATACACAAAAAGAAGCCCTGCGCCTGAAAATGGACCAGCCCGAACCTCGGCAACGCTATCGACAGCGGCAGGCCATGGTGGAGCCCGTCTTCAGTCAGCTACGCGGTCGCCAAGGTTTGAATCGCTTTCGCCGTAAAGGTTTGGCGGGTGTCAAAGTAGAGTTCGCCTTGCACGCCATGGCTTACAATCTGAGCCGCGCCTTAGTGGCAGCTCTTTTTCGTGCTTTATATCATTGGCTTAGCCGGTTTATGAGCTCGTTTGACCGAATGGTCGACATTTGGCTGAGTTACACTACTGACTTGCCAACTTCGCCGACCGTGGAAAATACGGCCGGTTTCCAGTGGTAA
- the ihfA gene encoding integration host factor subunit alpha, whose amino-acid sequence MALTKADFAERLFDELGLNKREAKEMVELFFEEIKGSLEKGEQVKISGFGKFELRDKSSRPGRNPKTGEEIPITARRVVTFRSGQKLKARVESYAGTQ is encoded by the coding sequence ATGGCATTAACGAAAGCCGACTTTGCTGAAAGACTATTTGACGAACTTGGTTTGAATAAACGCGAAGCCAAGGAGATGGTCGAGCTTTTTTTCGAGGAGATCAAAGGGTCGCTGGAAAAAGGCGAACAGGTTAAAATATCCGGTTTCGGCAAATTCGAACTGCGTGACAAAAGCAGTCGTCCAGGGCGTAACCCTAAGACCGGTGAAGAGATTCCCATTACGGCTCGCCGTGTGGTAACATTCAGATCAGGTCAAAAATTAAAAGCCAGAGTGGAATCCTATGCTGGAACCCAGTAA
- the pheT gene encoding phenylalanine--tRNA ligase subunit beta: MQVSEAWLRELVNPSVTTDELVEQLTMAGLEVDSVEPAAAKFSHVVVAQVVSMVQHPNADKLKVCQVNVGEAEPIQIVCGASNVREGLKIPAALIGAVLPGDFKIKKSKLRGELSFGMLCSEKELGLADDASGLMELPDDAPVGTDIREYLALDDSLIEVDLTPNRADCLSVEGIARELAVLNKMNWAPVQVAEVKIAHEDVLNVEVGAPQDCPRYLGRLIKNVNPQAETPMWMQEKLRRSGIRSLGPLVDVTNYVLVELGQPLHAFDAAKLNGGIVVRKSRRNEELKLLNEQTIKLDGEALVIADQHQALALAGVMGGESSAVSDDTRDIFLECAFFSPTSIAGKARQFGLHTDSSHRFERGVDFTLQQRAIDRATQLIIEISGGEAGAITEVSHYEHLPQRAPVELRRERIGKILGLAIADDEVVAIFRGLGMQVATIVDGWEITPPGCRFDIAIEADLIEEIARIYGYNNLPNSSLLMRTELGKAPEALLPLDRAKNLLVDRGYQEAITYSFVDEDIQQMLAPNDEVIRLQNPISSELSVMRTTLWCGLLNAALYNTKRQQNRVRLFESGLRFIRHNGETLQQPMLAGLALGGVHAEQWAEKTRKIDFFDVKADLEALFSLSGSRVAFKAEKHSALHPGQSAQLFNDAGEALGWLGMLHPTLEKQLGFDSQVFLFELELNKVLEKRVPVFKSLSRFPSVRRDLAVTVANKVTAAEIIACIENCREQAIQSVRIFDVYRGAGVEDGYKSVALSLTLQDFSQTLTDSEIDAIFNNVLHALMTELSAKLRD, from the coding sequence ATGCAAGTTAGTGAAGCCTGGTTAAGAGAACTGGTCAACCCGTCCGTTACCACTGATGAATTGGTGGAGCAGTTGACCATGGCCGGCCTGGAAGTCGATTCAGTGGAGCCTGCAGCGGCCAAATTCAGTCATGTTGTTGTCGCGCAAGTGGTGTCGATGGTTCAGCACCCGAATGCCGATAAATTAAAAGTCTGCCAAGTTAATGTCGGCGAAGCGGAGCCGATACAAATAGTTTGTGGTGCCAGTAATGTTCGCGAAGGATTGAAAATACCGGCCGCTTTGATTGGCGCCGTTCTGCCCGGCGATTTCAAGATTAAGAAATCCAAATTACGCGGCGAGTTGTCGTTTGGCATGCTTTGTTCGGAAAAGGAATTGGGACTTGCCGATGACGCCAGTGGCCTAATGGAGTTGCCTGATGATGCGCCAGTGGGCACGGATATCCGCGAATACCTGGCTTTAGATGATTCGTTGATTGAAGTCGATCTGACTCCTAACCGCGCCGATTGTTTAAGTGTGGAGGGTATTGCACGTGAACTGGCTGTTTTGAATAAAATGAATTGGGCACCGGTACAGGTTGCGGAAGTCAAGATTGCTCACGAGGATGTGTTGAATGTCGAGGTGGGAGCACCGCAAGATTGCCCGCGTTATTTGGGGCGGTTGATCAAGAACGTCAATCCGCAAGCGGAAACGCCGATGTGGATGCAGGAAAAATTGCGCCGCTCCGGCATAAGAAGTCTTGGCCCCTTGGTGGATGTAACCAACTATGTGTTGGTGGAATTGGGACAACCGCTGCACGCCTTCGATGCGGCCAAATTAAATGGCGGAATCGTAGTCAGAAAAAGCCGCCGGAATGAAGAGCTGAAGTTGTTGAACGAGCAAACCATTAAGTTGGATGGGGAGGCGCTAGTCATCGCCGACCAACACCAAGCGTTGGCTTTAGCAGGGGTCATGGGTGGAGAAAGTTCCGCGGTAAGTGATGATACTCGAGACATTTTTCTGGAATGCGCATTCTTCAGTCCTACCAGCATCGCAGGAAAGGCGCGCCAGTTCGGGCTGCATACCGACTCTTCCCACCGTTTTGAGCGCGGCGTCGATTTTACCTTGCAACAACGGGCAATCGATCGGGCGACGCAATTAATCATCGAAATTAGCGGCGGTGAGGCGGGCGCTATCACCGAAGTCAGTCATTATGAGCATCTGCCGCAACGGGCCCCGGTTGAACTGAGACGTGAGCGTATCGGGAAAATTCTCGGTTTAGCAATTGCCGATGACGAAGTCGTTGCGATCTTTCGTGGTCTCGGCATGCAGGTGGCGACGATTGTCGATGGCTGGGAAATCACGCCACCGGGTTGCCGCTTCGATATCGCGATCGAAGCCGACTTGATAGAGGAAATCGCGCGGATCTATGGGTATAACAATCTGCCGAATAGCAGTTTGTTGATGCGTACCGAATTGGGCAAGGCGCCTGAGGCTTTACTGCCCCTGGATAGAGCCAAGAACTTATTGGTGGATCGCGGTTACCAGGAAGCCATTACCTATAGCTTTGTTGACGAGGACATCCAGCAGATGCTGGCTCCGAACGACGAAGTCATCCGCCTGCAAAACCCGATTTCATCCGAATTGTCGGTGATGCGTACCACCTTGTGGTGTGGTCTACTGAATGCGGCGCTTTACAATACCAAGCGCCAGCAAAACCGGGTCAGATTGTTTGAAAGCGGTCTGCGTTTTATAAGACACAACGGCGAGACATTGCAGCAGCCGATGTTGGCCGGTTTGGCCTTGGGTGGCGTTCATGCCGAGCAATGGGCCGAAAAAACACGTAAGATCGATTTCTTCGATGTGAAAGCCGATCTCGAGGCTTTGTTTTCTTTGAGCGGAAGTAGGGTTGCTTTTAAGGCGGAAAAGCATTCGGCCTTGCATCCAGGCCAGTCGGCGCAACTGTTTAACGATGCGGGTGAGGCGCTCGGCTGGCTGGGCATGCTGCATCCGACTTTGGAAAAACAATTGGGATTCGACAGTCAGGTTTTCTTATTCGAACTGGAACTAAATAAAGTATTGGAAAAACGCGTTCCGGTATTCAAATCGCTGTCGCGCTTTCCGTCGGTCAGACGCGATTTGGCGGTTACCGTCGCGAATAAGGTTACGGCAGCTGAAATTATTGCTTGTATTGAGAATTGTAGGGAACAGGCGATACAATCCGTGCGTATTTTCGATGTTTATCGTGGCGCCGGAGTGGAAGACGGTTATAAAAGCGTTGCACTGAGTCTCACATTGCAAGATTTTTCACAAACACTCACGGATTCTGAAATTGATGCTATATTTAACAACGTATTGCATGCATTAATGACAGAATTAAGTGCAAAATTGAGGGACTGA
- a CDS encoding AAA family ATPase: MAYFGFEFDPSEHEPYQPPAANQPTNSYSGYEITSEATRHLESHGLLISGHINTDGEWHRVKHANDKRGKKTGFYIASWIGNHLYVNFGTWNDEVPRQNWSSWHKDRPQMSPSEIGHHQRIQAEEKARSDAKIQAVHDATAEKAKQKAEELEPAKNHRYLELKKVKAFGDARIEGVNLVLPLRNEHGEIRNYQTINMDGKKRFPFGGEKKGCFFVISGSEFELAICEGYATGASYHMATGATVYVAFDCYNLETVARMVRIKHPDTNITICADNDRYRKDGALRPENENSGIHRGKAAAKEIGAICIWPEFWRSHEENYQFDENGKPRTDFNDFHQVFGLDAIRGVLNAARQDPKNEGKFVEPLYCQPASLFDGKPVKEREWLWPGIIPTAQTTIFYASGGTGKSLATQQLQTAVATGKKFLGFDVKHGPVLGIYCEDTFDELHRRQEDINNALGASYKELGNSHLCSRVGFDNLLITFSGDRGELTPFWHQLHGEVKRIRPILVIVDTAADTFGGNENIRPQVRQYIQRCLTNIATEFNCAVLLLAHPSQTGINSNNGDGGSTAWSNTVRSRLYLTRDDKTGIVTLELKKANYGKTGEKIEMVWQNGAFVPNQGIPNFVNSELKKEQDEIDALFLSLLDEFNARGQSVSDHKQGHYAPKEFYDIVKSRSLKWSKKQLEESMKRLFDTNVIHVVEKRRGHSKEITRR, translated from the coding sequence ATGGCCTATTTTGGCTTTGAATTCGACCCTTCAGAACATGAGCCGTACCAACCACCGGCGGCGAATCAACCGACAAACTCTTACTCTGGATATGAAATTACTTCAGAGGCAACACGTCATCTTGAATCACACGGGCTTTTAATCTCCGGGCACATCAACACGGATGGCGAATGGCATAGAGTAAAGCACGCCAACGACAAACGAGGAAAGAAAACAGGTTTTTATATTGCCTCCTGGATCGGCAACCATTTGTATGTCAATTTTGGCACCTGGAATGATGAAGTCCCGCGCCAGAACTGGAGCAGTTGGCATAAAGACCGGCCTCAGATGTCGCCTTCAGAAATTGGGCATCATCAAAGGATTCAGGCAGAAGAGAAAGCTCGATCCGACGCCAAAATACAAGCAGTTCACGACGCTACTGCGGAAAAGGCAAAACAAAAGGCTGAGGAACTGGAGCCGGCAAAAAACCACCGGTATCTCGAATTAAAAAAAGTCAAAGCTTTCGGGGATGCAAGAATTGAAGGCGTCAATTTGGTTCTCCCCCTGCGAAACGAACATGGAGAAATCAGGAACTATCAAACCATCAACATGGATGGTAAGAAAAGATTCCCATTTGGCGGAGAGAAAAAAGGTTGTTTTTTTGTTATTTCAGGGTCGGAATTTGAATTGGCAATCTGTGAAGGCTATGCGACAGGCGCCAGTTATCACATGGCAACTGGCGCAACGGTTTATGTCGCGTTCGATTGCTATAACCTGGAAACAGTCGCGCGAATGGTCAGGATCAAACATCCCGATACCAATATCACGATTTGCGCCGACAACGATCGATATAGAAAGGATGGAGCTCTCAGACCGGAAAACGAAAATTCCGGGATTCACCGCGGCAAGGCAGCAGCGAAAGAAATAGGGGCGATTTGTATTTGGCCGGAATTCTGGCGCAGCCATGAGGAAAATTATCAGTTCGACGAAAACGGTAAACCGCGCACGGACTTCAATGATTTTCACCAAGTATTCGGCCTGGATGCGATCCGAGGCGTTTTGAATGCGGCCAGACAAGACCCCAAAAACGAAGGGAAATTTGTTGAGCCGCTATATTGTCAACCAGCATCCTTATTCGATGGCAAACCCGTCAAAGAGCGAGAATGGTTATGGCCCGGTATTATTCCAACAGCGCAAACAACCATTTTCTACGCTTCCGGCGGTACTGGTAAGTCGTTAGCTACTCAACAGTTACAAACCGCCGTTGCAACAGGAAAGAAGTTCTTGGGCTTCGATGTTAAACACGGCCCTGTCCTTGGTATCTACTGTGAGGACACATTTGACGAACTCCACAGGCGACAAGAAGACATCAATAACGCTCTTGGCGCTTCCTATAAAGAATTAGGTAACTCGCACCTTTGCAGCCGTGTTGGGTTTGACAATTTACTGATTACCTTTAGTGGTGACAGAGGCGAATTAACGCCTTTCTGGCATCAATTACACGGCGAAGTAAAACGCATTCGCCCCATCTTGGTGATTGTCGATACCGCCGCTGATACATTCGGCGGAAATGAGAATATTCGCCCACAAGTTAGGCAGTACATCCAACGATGCTTAACCAATATTGCCACCGAATTTAATTGTGCCGTTCTCCTATTGGCCCACCCCTCACAGACAGGTATTAATAGCAACAACGGTGACGGTGGTTCCACCGCTTGGAGCAATACCGTTCGCTCTCGCCTTTATTTAACCCGCGACGACAAAACCGGAATAGTCACACTGGAGCTTAAGAAAGCCAATTACGGCAAGACCGGTGAAAAAATAGAAATGGTTTGGCAAAACGGAGCCTTTGTTCCCAACCAGGGAATTCCGAATTTCGTAAATTCCGAACTCAAAAAAGAACAGGATGAAATTGACGCTCTGTTTTTAAGTTTATTGGATGAATTTAATGCCCGTGGACAATCGGTTTCCGATCATAAGCAAGGTCATTATGCTCCCAAAGAGTTTTACGACATAGTGAAAAGTAGAAGCCTCAAGTGGAGTAAAAAACAGCTTGAGGAATCGATGAAGCGGTTATTTGATACAAATGTCATCCATGTGGTTGAAAAACGCAGGGGGCACAGTAAAGAAATAACCCGGAGATAA
- a CDS encoding helix-turn-helix transcriptional regulator, whose product MGTPAPHQSVRYRITDRKFQAQSGLSRTTIWRLSKTDPTFPKPVYIRGKKLWYQDDVTRWINSVEQTVAPANNLMEKMA is encoded by the coding sequence ATGGGAACACCAGCACCACACCAATCCGTAAGATACCGCATTACAGACCGCAAATTTCAAGCCCAGAGCGGTTTATCCAGAACAACGATTTGGCGATTGTCAAAAACCGACCCAACCTTCCCCAAGCCAGTTTACATTCGCGGCAAAAAACTTTGGTATCAAGATGATGTTACTCGCTGGATAAATTCTGTTGAGCAAACAGTAGCGCCAGCTAACAACCTTATGGAAAAAATGGCGTAA
- a CDS encoding IS256 family transposase has translation MVHSNVINLNKLEQNDPLQEVLRDGARKMLEVAIEAEVKAFIDQHSGLKTDEGKAAVVRNGYLPERSIQTGLGDIEVKVPKVRDRSGSGIKFNSRLVPPYLKRSKNIEEFLPWLYLRGISTGDFPETLKHLLGSDAPGLSAATISRLKQDWEHHYRDWTRRDLSNKRYVYVWADGIYSNVRMDDRLCLLVIIGSDETGRKELIALVDGYRESAASWEEVLMDLRQRGLSTDPKLAIGDGALGFWKAVAKLWPQTDQQRCWVHKTANVLEKLPKAMQPKVKEALHNIWQAETREAAYQAFDHCLERFSPKYPKAMECLAKDKASMLAFYDYPAENWQHIRTTNPIESVFATVRLRTTKTKNCGSRITTLAMAFKLIETAQRRWFRLRGYKHLADVITGVKFVDGIKQTGDQKQDAA, from the coding sequence ATGGTACATAGTAATGTCATCAACCTGAATAAGCTAGAGCAAAATGATCCGTTGCAAGAAGTGTTGCGAGACGGTGCCCGTAAAATGCTGGAGGTAGCGATTGAAGCGGAAGTAAAAGCCTTTATTGATCAGCATAGCGGGCTGAAGACCGACGAAGGTAAGGCAGCGGTCGTTAGAAATGGTTATTTGCCTGAACGTTCAATTCAAACAGGGCTGGGTGATATTGAAGTCAAAGTCCCGAAGGTTCGGGATCGATCCGGTTCGGGGATCAAGTTTAACAGTCGCTTGGTGCCGCCATATTTGAAGCGAAGCAAGAACATCGAGGAATTTCTGCCTTGGCTGTATTTGCGAGGAATCTCGACGGGAGATTTCCCGGAGACCTTAAAACACCTATTGGGATCGGACGCTCCTGGCTTATCCGCTGCGACGATCAGTCGGCTCAAGCAGGATTGGGAGCATCACTATCGGGACTGGACGCGTCGGGACCTGAGTAATAAACGATATGTGTATGTCTGGGCCGATGGTATTTACAGCAACGTCAGAATGGATGATCGACTCTGTCTACTAGTCATCATTGGTTCCGATGAAACGGGGCGCAAAGAACTCATCGCCTTAGTCGATGGCTACCGGGAATCGGCTGCGAGCTGGGAAGAGGTGTTGATGGATTTAAGGCAGCGTGGCCTCTCTACGGACCCGAAATTAGCGATTGGAGATGGCGCTCTCGGTTTCTGGAAAGCCGTCGCTAAGCTTTGGCCGCAGACCGACCAGCAACGCTGTTGGGTGCATAAGACAGCCAATGTACTGGAGAAATTGCCCAAAGCCATGCAACCCAAGGTTAAAGAGGCGTTGCACAATATCTGGCAAGCCGAGACGCGGGAGGCGGCCTATCAAGCCTTTGATCACTGCCTCGAACGGTTTAGTCCGAAATACCCGAAGGCCATGGAATGCTTGGCAAAAGACAAAGCCTCGATGTTGGCATTTTATGATTATCCTGCTGAAAACTGGCAGCATATTCGAACGACCAACCCGATCGAGTCCGTCTTTGCTACGGTGAGATTGAGAACGACTAAGACCAAGAATTGCGGCAGCCGGATAACCACGTTGGCGATGGCGTTTAAACTGATCGAAACAGCCCAGAGAAGATGGTTTCGGCTTAGGGGCTATAAACATTTAGCCGATGTGATTACCGGCGTGAAATTCGTCGACGGTATTAAACAAACGGGAGATCAAAAACAGGACGCCGCTTGA